A part of Streptomyces sp. NBC_01235 genomic DNA contains:
- a CDS encoding glycoside hydrolase family 43 protein: MSETGSTISNPVIPGFHPDPSVCRAGEDYYLACSSFEYFPGVPVFHSRDLVHWTQIGNALDRPSQLRLPLDAPSSGGIYAPTLRYHDGRFWLIVTNVSGDGNLLFTATDPAGPWSDPIRLPGVHGIDPDLAWDDDGNCWCTTAGVGQVRIDPHTGETFGPPRRLWSGSPGAKAPEAPHLYRIGDYWYLLIAEGGTERCHSVSIARGRTPTGPFEPCPANPILTHRGTGHTVQNTGHADLVQAPDDSWWMVLLGVRPGGGTPGWHVLGRETFLVPVDWVDGWPVVGELSSSMPAPSWPLRPQAVVPDRDDFELSELAPHWVSLRHRPPEVCTTKKRPGWLTLHARGGSLDDTDVTFVGRRQQHLSCRVRALVDVTEGDGGLAVRLDEQHHYDIEASPGKVQVRVRIGPLNTVVASRPTPPGPVVLRIEVAAAHTVNDARTGPDVVSLGIEEPDGAFAELATLDGKYLSTEVAGGFTGRIIAMFAAAGAVHFDWFAYEPLDR, encoded by the coding sequence ATGTCCGAGACGGGCAGCACCATCAGCAACCCCGTGATCCCCGGCTTTCATCCCGATCCGTCCGTCTGCCGGGCGGGGGAGGACTACTACCTGGCCTGCTCCAGCTTCGAATACTTCCCGGGCGTGCCCGTCTTCCACAGTCGGGACCTGGTGCACTGGACCCAGATCGGGAACGCTCTGGACCGGCCGAGTCAGTTGCGCCTGCCGCTCGACGCGCCGTCTTCGGGTGGGATCTACGCGCCCACACTGCGCTATCACGACGGCCGTTTCTGGCTGATCGTCACGAATGTGAGCGGTGACGGCAATCTGCTGTTCACGGCCACCGACCCGGCCGGGCCCTGGTCCGATCCGATCCGGCTGCCCGGCGTGCACGGTATCGACCCGGACCTCGCCTGGGACGACGACGGCAACTGCTGGTGCACCACCGCCGGAGTCGGGCAGGTCCGCATCGATCCCCACACGGGGGAGACGTTCGGTCCGCCGCGTCGGCTCTGGTCCGGCAGCCCCGGCGCCAAGGCCCCGGAAGCACCGCACCTCTACCGGATCGGCGACTACTGGTACCTGCTCATCGCCGAGGGCGGCACCGAGCGTTGCCACAGCGTCTCGATCGCCCGTGGGCGCACACCCACAGGCCCGTTCGAGCCGTGCCCCGCCAACCCGATCCTGACCCACCGGGGCACCGGCCACACCGTCCAGAACACCGGCCACGCGGACCTGGTGCAGGCACCGGACGACTCGTGGTGGATGGTCCTGCTCGGCGTGCGGCCCGGCGGTGGCACCCCCGGATGGCACGTACTCGGCCGGGAGACGTTTCTGGTGCCGGTCGACTGGGTCGACGGCTGGCCGGTCGTCGGTGAACTGTCGTCCTCCATGCCCGCGCCCTCCTGGCCGCTGCGCCCGCAAGCCGTCGTGCCGGACCGGGACGACTTCGAGCTGAGCGAACTGGCCCCGCACTGGGTTTCGCTGCGGCACCGACCTCCGGAGGTGTGCACTACGAAGAAACGGCCCGGCTGGCTCACTCTGCACGCCCGCGGCGGATCACTCGACGACACCGACGTGACGTTCGTCGGCCGGCGGCAGCAACATCTGTCCTGCCGGGTGAGGGCCTTGGTCGACGTGACGGAAGGAGACGGCGGCCTGGCCGTCCGTCTCGACGAACAGCACCATTACGACATCGAGGCCTCGCCCGGCAAGGTGCAAGTGCGCGTCCGCATCGGCCCGTTGAACACCGTCGTGGCATCTCGGCCGACACCTCCCGGACCTGTGGTGCTGCGCATCGAGGTGGCTGCCGCACACACGGTGAACGACGCACGCACCGGCCCCGATGTCGTCTCGCTCGGCATCGAGGAGCCGGACGGCGCATTCGCCGAACTCGCCACGTTGGACGGCAAATACCTGTCCACGGAGGTCGCCGGCGGCTTCACCGGCCGGATCATCGCAATGTTCGCCGCCGCCGGGGCCGTGCACTTCGACTGGTTCGCATACGAGCCGCTCGATCGCTGA
- a CDS encoding glycoside hydrolase family 78 protein, protein MGGGTSAAAEEPHRAESGAVWGLTMEHRTDPLGVDSARPRFGWRVRSGIRGQTPSTWAAASRTVPPTPWPTRTAT, encoded by the coding sequence ATGGGAGGCGGAACGAGTGCGGCGGCGGAAGAGCCCCACCGCGCGGAGAGTGGCGCGGTATGGGGACTGACCATGGAACACCGCACTGATCCTCTCGGCGTGGACTCGGCCCGGCCGCGCTTCGGCTGGCGCGTGCGGTCCGGTATCCGGGGGCAGACACCATCGACCTGGGCGGCGGCATCTCGGACGGTGCCACCTACACCGTGGCCAACGCGAACAGCGACCTGA
- a CDS encoding RICIN domain-containing protein has translation MSRARVLRGLWAAPVALLALLAGSLGAAGLAGAVPAVRQASAVALYVAPGAAPGGNGTAEQPFAAIDQAQQPAHRLSGDSDVVVYLAGGTYRLSKPLTFGSGDGGQNGHTITYRAVSGQQPFVSGAQQVSGWQVHDQNSNIWSVHVGTGVNTRQLYVNGKETPRAAIQVPRSAFTFTQTGLTVTDSSLDYLAGLSDKNHMEVESLNSFTDRYAPVQSISGRTITMQQPAWNNNSWGYDTINAPFAGGTMYLENNYAFLKQAGQWYLDSSTGDLYYRVQPGQNPNTLDIELPRLQSLLGISGSYGSPVTGLSFTGIRFTGTSWLGPSGSDGYADQQSGAHITGAYAMPANWLSTCKSGCTQFEATRNHWAQMPAAVQVSAATGITFSGDTFSELGQAGLGVGNDGVATASGTGLGARDVTITGNTFTDDAGSGIQVGGIQPDAHHPDNPLMANQNIVVGNNRISGVGTDYKETAGILSTYVTNATITHNQCDHLPYDGIDIGWGWGVNDPGGSQDYVNRGTYNYQPVYSTPTTLKNNTVSHNLVFDTKKAMFDGGSIYSLSASPGSVISDNYMYGNNHTTALYLDEGSRYLTVSHNVVQDAGNWALTNANGNNHTDDSTFSGNWYNGGNTYVATGPPHNNVLTGNVQVSGTNWPQGAQQVIQQAGVLSSGGAGGFPTGYHQLVIGSNSLCMDVYGDSGSAGAAIDQWTCNGQSNQRFQFVPATGGYGELRAQNSGQVVAVSGGSTAAGTPDIVQQAPDGAAGSLWLPVQQPDGSYAFQNKNSGLCLDVYGGGSNPGQQLDQWPCKNTPGSNQDFTPS, from the coding sequence ATGTCCAGAGCCAGAGTGCTTCGCGGCCTCTGGGCCGCCCCAGTAGCTCTGCTCGCCTTACTGGCCGGGAGCCTGGGTGCGGCAGGGCTCGCGGGAGCCGTACCCGCCGTGCGCCAGGCGTCGGCCGTCGCCCTCTACGTGGCGCCGGGTGCGGCTCCCGGCGGGAACGGCACCGCCGAGCAGCCGTTCGCAGCGATAGACCAGGCGCAGCAGCCCGCACACAGGCTCTCGGGCGATTCGGACGTCGTGGTCTACCTGGCCGGTGGCACTTACCGGCTGTCCAAGCCGCTGACCTTCGGCTCCGGCGACGGCGGCCAGAACGGCCACACCATCACCTACCGGGCCGTCTCCGGGCAGCAGCCGTTCGTGAGCGGCGCCCAGCAGGTGTCAGGTTGGCAGGTGCATGATCAGAACAGCAACATCTGGTCGGTCCACGTCGGCACCGGTGTGAACACGCGTCAGTTGTACGTGAACGGCAAGGAAACACCGCGGGCGGCGATCCAGGTGCCCCGCTCCGCCTTCACCTTCACCCAGACCGGCCTGACCGTCACCGACTCCTCCCTCGACTACCTGGCCGGCCTCTCGGACAAGAATCACATGGAAGTCGAGAGCCTCAACTCCTTCACCGACCGCTACGCGCCGGTCCAGTCGATCAGCGGCAGGACCATCACCATGCAGCAGCCGGCGTGGAACAACAACTCCTGGGGCTACGACACCATCAACGCGCCGTTCGCCGGCGGAACGATGTACCTCGAGAACAACTACGCGTTCCTGAAGCAGGCCGGACAGTGGTACCTGGACTCGTCCACCGGCGACCTGTACTACCGGGTCCAGCCGGGGCAGAACCCGAACACCCTCGACATCGAACTGCCCCGGTTGCAGAGCCTGCTCGGCATCAGCGGCAGCTACGGCTCACCGGTGACCGGCCTGAGCTTCACCGGCATCCGGTTCACGGGAACCTCCTGGCTCGGCCCGAGCGGATCCGACGGCTACGCGGACCAGCAGAGCGGCGCGCACATCACCGGTGCCTACGCGATGCCCGCCAACTGGCTGAGCACCTGCAAGTCGGGGTGCACACAGTTCGAGGCCACCCGTAACCACTGGGCGCAGATGCCCGCGGCCGTACAGGTCTCCGCCGCCACCGGCATCACGTTCTCCGGCGACACGTTCTCCGAACTCGGGCAGGCAGGACTGGGCGTCGGGAACGACGGCGTCGCCACGGCCTCCGGCACCGGGCTCGGCGCGCGCGACGTCACCATCACCGGCAACACGTTCACCGACGACGCCGGCAGCGGCATCCAGGTCGGCGGGATCCAGCCGGACGCGCACCATCCCGACAACCCGCTGATGGCCAACCAGAACATCGTCGTCGGCAACAACCGGATCAGCGGTGTGGGGACCGACTACAAGGAGACCGCGGGCATCCTGTCCACCTACGTCACGAACGCGACGATCACCCACAACCAGTGCGACCACCTTCCCTACGACGGGATCGACATCGGCTGGGGCTGGGGCGTCAACGACCCGGGCGGCAGCCAGGACTACGTCAACCGGGGCACGTACAACTATCAGCCCGTCTACAGCACTCCCACGACGCTGAAGAACAACACCGTCTCCCACAACCTGGTCTTCGACACCAAGAAGGCGATGTTCGACGGCGGCAGCATCTACAGCCTGTCCGCGAGCCCCGGCTCGGTGATCTCCGACAACTACATGTACGGCAACAACCACACCACCGCGCTGTACCTGGACGAGGGATCCCGGTACCTGACGGTGTCCCACAACGTGGTGCAGGACGCCGGTAACTGGGCGCTCACCAATGCCAACGGCAACAACCACACCGACGACAGCACCTTCTCCGGCAACTGGTACAACGGCGGCAACACGTACGTGGCCACCGGTCCTCCGCACAACAACGTCCTCACCGGCAACGTCCAGGTCAGCGGTACCAACTGGCCGCAGGGCGCGCAGCAGGTCATCCAGCAGGCGGGTGTCCTGTCGTCGGGCGGCGCCGGCGGCTTCCCCACCGGCTACCACCAGCTGGTGATCGGCAGCAACAGCCTGTGCATGGACGTGTACGGCGACTCCGGCAGCGCGGGGGCCGCGATCGACCAGTGGACCTGCAACGGGCAGAGCAACCAGCGGTTCCAGTTCGTGCCGGCCACGGGCGGTTACGGCGAACTACGGGCTCAGAACTCCGGACAGGTCGTGGCGGTGTCGGGCGGCTCCACGGCCGCCGGTACGCCCGACATCGTGCAGCAGGCCCCGGACGGAGCAGCCGGCAGTCTGTGGCTGCCGGTCCAACAGCCCGACGGCTCGTACGCCTTCCAGAACAAGAACAGCGGCCTGTGCCTCGACGTCTACGGCGGTGGCAGCAACCCCGGCCAGCAGCTGGACCAATGGCCCTGCAAGAACACGCCCGGCAGCAACCAGGACTTCACCCCCAGCTGA
- a CDS encoding ricin-type beta-trefoil lectin domain protein, with protein MKKISTPLAAALTTALGMGAALPAAAATSTEAPSFAVRAAAAPATLRLMPLGDSITWGVGSPSGNSYRGFLWNRLAAEGHALDVVGSGRNGTMSDPDNEGHSGWRIDQIAGIADSVLARYRPNVVTLEIGTNDLNGNYQVPTATDRLRALIDQITKDAPDATVLVGTLIISTSGTEEANRPAFNAKLPGIVQAEQAAGKHVRLVDMSALTTADLADSLHPNDSGFSKMADAFNAGVQAADAAGWIKPPVSMGGQVRSGIAGKCLEVNGGNSANGTAAEIGSCNNSDAQLWSAPSDGTLRALGKCLDTTGRGTANGTKIEVWDCNGGANQEWQAYNGGYRNPVSGRCLDDPGASTTDGTQLVLWDCNGGANQRWTALPVS; from the coding sequence ATGAAGAAGATTTCGACTCCTTTGGCCGCGGCCCTGACAACCGCGCTCGGCATGGGCGCCGCATTACCCGCGGCGGCCGCCACCAGCACCGAGGCGCCGTCCTTTGCCGTGCGGGCCGCCGCAGCGCCTGCCACCTTGCGGCTGATGCCGTTGGGCGACTCGATCACCTGGGGCGTCGGCAGCCCGTCCGGGAACAGCTACCGAGGCTTCCTGTGGAACCGGCTGGCGGCCGAGGGGCACGCCCTGGACGTCGTCGGCTCGGGCCGCAACGGCACCATGTCCGACCCGGACAACGAAGGCCACTCCGGCTGGCGGATCGACCAGATCGCCGGCATCGCGGACTCCGTGCTGGCCCGTTACCGGCCGAATGTGGTCACCCTGGAGATCGGTACCAACGACCTGAACGGCAACTACCAGGTCCCGACCGCCACCGACCGGCTGCGTGCGCTCATCGACCAGATCACCAAGGACGCACCCGACGCGACCGTCCTCGTCGGCACCCTGATCATCTCCACCAGCGGTACCGAGGAGGCCAACCGGCCCGCGTTCAACGCCAAGCTTCCCGGGATCGTCCAGGCCGAGCAGGCTGCCGGCAAGCACGTACGCCTGGTGGACATGAGTGCCCTGACCACCGCGGACCTGGCCGACTCCCTGCACCCCAACGACAGTGGTTTCAGCAAGATGGCGGACGCCTTCAACGCCGGGGTCCAGGCCGCGGACGCGGCAGGCTGGATCAAGCCACCGGTCTCCATGGGCGGGCAGGTGCGTTCCGGCATCGCGGGGAAGTGCCTGGAGGTCAACGGAGGCAACAGCGCCAACGGGACCGCCGCGGAGATCGGGTCGTGCAACAACTCCGACGCGCAGCTGTGGTCCGCGCCCTCCGACGGCACCCTGCGGGCGCTCGGGAAGTGCCTCGACACCACCGGCCGCGGTACCGCCAACGGCACCAAGATCGAGGTCTGGGACTGCAACGGCGGCGCCAACCAGGAATGGCAGGCCTACAACGGCGGCTACCGCAACCCGGTCTCCGGCCGTTGCCTCGACGACCCCGGCGCGTCCACCACCGACGGTACGCAACTGGTCCTGTGGGACTGCAACGGCGGCGCCAACCAGCGGTGGACCGCCCTGCCGGTCTCCTGA
- a CDS encoding arabinofuranosidase catalytic domain-containing protein yields MGTIRTRRHLLSGRGGVQRLLAAVRRRGRPDDVPYRAHVPLSARSPGSRSKVFARAVAAAVLVAGTPAGATATAGTARADTSGPCDLYAAGGTPCVAAHSTTRALYASYNGSLYQVRRASDNTTRNIGVLSAGGYADAAAQDSFCSGTTCLITIIYDQSGRGNNLTQAPGGGAAGGPDNLANATAAPTTVGGHKAYGVFVAPGTGYRDNHTNGIATGDNPEGMYAIFDGTHYNGGCCFDYGNAETDSNDDGNGTMEAIYFGNIKVWGYGSGNGPWIMADLENGLFSGVNQHYNAGDPTINHRYTTAIVKGGPNHWAIRGGNAQSGGLSTFYDGPRPNVAGYNPMRKQGAIILGIGGDNSKGAQGTFYEGVMTSGYPSDATENAVQANITAAGYSNSSGGTSTGALHAVGAGKCLDVPNSSTTAGAQLQIWDCSGGANQRWTHTSSDQLSVYSGSSQMCLDAYNNQTSAGTKVVTWPCNGGANQQWQLNPDGTVTGTQSGLCLDVTGASTANGALAELWSCTGGSNQKWSLN; encoded by the coding sequence ATGGGAACCATACGTACAAGACGCCACCTGCTGTCCGGGCGCGGTGGTGTGCAACGGTTACTCGCGGCGGTACGGCGCCGTGGCAGACCGGACGACGTGCCGTACCGGGCACACGTCCCTCTGTCGGCACGCTCGCCCGGCTCCCGGTCGAAAGTGTTCGCCCGTGCGGTGGCCGCAGCCGTGCTCGTAGCCGGAACGCCGGCCGGCGCCACGGCCACGGCGGGTACGGCCCGTGCTGACACGTCGGGGCCGTGCGACCTCTACGCGGCAGGCGGCACACCCTGCGTGGCGGCACACAGCACGACGCGAGCGTTGTACGCCTCGTACAACGGGTCGCTCTACCAGGTCCGGCGCGCCTCGGACAACACCACCCGGAACATCGGCGTCCTGAGCGCGGGCGGGTACGCCGACGCCGCCGCCCAGGACTCGTTCTGCTCGGGGACGACCTGCCTGATCACGATCATCTACGACCAGTCCGGCCGCGGCAACAACCTCACCCAGGCGCCCGGGGGCGGTGCTGCGGGCGGCCCCGACAACCTCGCGAACGCGACCGCCGCGCCCACCACGGTGGGCGGTCACAAAGCCTACGGCGTCTTCGTGGCGCCCGGCACGGGGTACCGCGACAACCACACCAACGGCATCGCGACCGGGGACAACCCCGAGGGCATGTACGCGATCTTCGACGGTACGCACTACAACGGCGGCTGCTGCTTCGACTACGGCAACGCCGAGACGGACAGCAACGACGACGGCAACGGCACCATGGAGGCCATCTACTTCGGCAACATCAAAGTCTGGGGCTACGGCTCGGGCAACGGCCCCTGGATCATGGCCGACCTGGAGAACGGCCTGTTCTCCGGGGTGAACCAGCACTACAACGCGGGCGATCCGACCATCAACCACCGGTACACGACCGCCATCGTCAAGGGCGGCCCGAACCACTGGGCGATCCGTGGGGGCAACGCGCAGTCGGGCGGCCTGTCCACCTTCTACGACGGGCCGCGTCCCAACGTCGCGGGCTACAACCCGATGCGGAAGCAGGGTGCCATCATCCTGGGCATCGGCGGCGACAACAGCAAGGGCGCCCAGGGCACGTTCTACGAGGGCGTGATGACCTCCGGCTACCCGTCGGACGCCACCGAGAACGCGGTGCAGGCCAACATCACCGCGGCCGGATACAGCAATTCCTCCGGCGGGACGAGCACCGGTGCGCTGCACGCGGTGGGTGCGGGCAAGTGCTTGGATGTGCCGAACTCGTCCACCACGGCCGGTGCCCAGCTGCAGATCTGGGACTGCAGCGGCGGCGCCAACCAGCGATGGACCCACACGTCCTCCGACCAGTTGAGCGTCTACAGCGGCAGCAGCCAGATGTGCCTGGACGCGTACAACAACCAGACGTCCGCCGGCACCAAGGTGGTGACCTGGCCATGCAACGGCGGTGCCAACCAGCAGTGGCAGCTGAATCCCGACGGCACCGTAACCGGCACCCAGTCCGGACTCTGCCTCGACGTCACCGGCGCCTCCACGGCCAACGGCGCCCTGGCCGAACTCTGGTCGTGCACCGGTGGATCCAACCAGAAATGGAGTCTCAACTGA
- a CDS encoding ArsR/SmtB family transcription factor — MTAESLCSTLGGMVERPEKRVLTGPDLKAFYKALSNPVRRDILSYLGEHGAANSTSVAKALGESTGTTSYHLRKLADLKLIAEIEERSTGRERWWKSLMTDIFTPPGLELTADEREAAVKIGALKMAHDLNLVVSAYAGYDSSAGWNQIYRAGLRMTKEQVATFVEEYQTLLRKYLTEPGDHPPGSRHMAVRLVVVPDEGPRPTLPAEPDDD, encoded by the coding sequence ATGACTGCAGAGAGTCTCTGCAGTACGCTGGGCGGCATGGTCGAGCGCCCCGAGAAGAGAGTGCTCACCGGCCCGGACCTCAAAGCCTTCTACAAGGCACTGTCCAACCCGGTGCGCCGCGACATCCTGAGCTACCTCGGCGAGCACGGCGCAGCGAACTCCACCAGCGTCGCCAAGGCCCTCGGCGAGAGCACTGGCACCACCAGCTACCACCTGCGCAAACTCGCCGACCTCAAGCTGATCGCTGAGATCGAGGAGCGGTCCACCGGCCGGGAACGCTGGTGGAAGTCACTCATGACGGACATCTTCACGCCGCCGGGCCTGGAGTTGACGGCCGACGAGCGCGAGGCCGCGGTGAAGATCGGCGCACTCAAGATGGCTCATGACCTGAACCTGGTCGTGAGCGCATACGCCGGGTACGACTCCTCCGCAGGCTGGAACCAGATCTACCGCGCCGGATTGCGGATGACGAAGGAGCAGGTCGCCACGTTCGTCGAGGAGTACCAGACGCTGCTGCGCAAGTATCTGACGGAGCCCGGTGACCACCCGCCCGGCTCACGGCACATGGCTGTACGCCTGGTGGTTGTGCCCGACGAAGGCCCCCGGCCCACCCTGCCGGCCGAGCCGGACGACGATTAG
- a CDS encoding RICIN domain-containing protein codes for MARAVRYPGADTIDLGGGISDGATYTVANANSDLMLSIAGGSTADGAYATQQNTDNATDQQWRFVQQPSGFFRIFNVAGGKVLGVENQSTANGAKILQWDDNGTLDHEWTVAPHPAGGYTVANRGTGKILEIPNASTTTGTTAVQWSDTGCACQRWNLAQSALPPLGTGQYTLVNKNSGKHLDIPGASNATGTAADQWQNSACPCQLFTFQSAGGGSWTIKNVSSNLNLDIRSGSTTPGAAVVQSTPSIADSQKWTLTDAGDGYYKPKNVNSGFNGGVAQSTNSNGAAVVQWNDLTVDDQLWPTLSGRRRCRTRRRTSIATPCEELGAGVAAQPMGRGEGMLGGRLSVDATRLLTTPDHLIA; via the coding sequence CTGGCGCGTGCGGTCCGGTATCCGGGGGCAGACACCATCGACCTGGGCGGCGGCATCTCGGACGGTGCCACCTACACCGTGGCCAACGCGAACAGCGACCTGATGCTGAGCATCGCGGGCGGCTCCACCGCCGACGGCGCCTACGCCACGCAGCAGAACACCGACAACGCCACCGACCAGCAGTGGCGCTTCGTGCAGCAGCCTTCCGGCTTCTTCAGGATCTTCAACGTGGCCGGCGGCAAGGTCCTCGGCGTGGAGAACCAGTCCACCGCCAACGGCGCCAAGATCCTGCAGTGGGACGACAACGGCACCCTCGACCACGAATGGACCGTCGCTCCGCATCCGGCCGGCGGCTACACGGTCGCCAACCGCGGCACCGGCAAAATCCTCGAAATCCCCAACGCATCCACCACCACCGGCACCACCGCCGTTCAGTGGAGCGACACCGGCTGCGCCTGCCAGCGCTGGAACCTTGCCCAGAGCGCCCTGCCGCCACTGGGCACCGGGCAGTACACCCTCGTCAACAAGAACAGCGGCAAGCACTTGGACATCCCCGGCGCCTCCAACGCCACCGGTACGGCAGCCGACCAGTGGCAGAACTCCGCCTGCCCTTGCCAGCTGTTCACCTTCCAGTCCGCGGGCGGCGGATCCTGGACCATCAAGAATGTCAGCAGCAACCTCAACCTGGACATCCGCAGCGGCTCCACCACCCCAGGAGCCGCGGTCGTTCAGAGCACGCCCTCCATCGCCGACTCGCAGAAGTGGACCCTCACCGACGCGGGCGACGGCTATTACAAACCCAAGAACGTGAACAGCGGCTTCAACGGCGGCGTCGCCCAGTCGACCAACAGCAACGGCGCCGCCGTCGTCCAGTGGAACGACCTGACCGTCGACGACCAGCTCTGGCCTACGCTGTCGGGGCGACGGCGATGTAGGACTCGGCGGCGAACATCGATTGCGACCCCGTGCGAAGAGCTGGGTGCAGGCGTCGCCGCACAGCCGATGGGTCGGGGCGAAGGAATGCTTGGCGGTCGGCTGTCAGTCGACGCCACCCGGCTTCTCACTACACCCGACCACCTCATTGCGTGA
- a CDS encoding LacI family DNA-binding transcriptional regulator — protein sequence MNIGEIARRAGVSRSTVSYALSGKRPVASSTRRRIQDVINELGYRPNATARALKEGRTRTIGLVIPPAGNRLTHMQLDFVASVVDAAARVDLDVLLSPSGGDHDRSFERLVSESRVDGVILMEIRLEDPRVGRLQDAGLPFVGIGHTAGDHQMSWIDVDYAGLIQHCVRHLADLGHRRVALITRSPELIAAGYGPARRARDGFEAAVAERGLDGIEVPCGDDARSGQECVEALLRSHPDLTAVTTINEAALPGIQRALADTGLQVPYDFSITGVAAKTWAEDFRPPLTAADVPAPEMGEKAVSLLVERITAPDTPPRHILLTPPISLRSSTAAAPTGRQARVNGASR from the coding sequence ATGAACATCGGGGAGATCGCTCGGCGCGCCGGCGTGTCACGCAGCACGGTGTCCTACGCGCTCAGCGGCAAGCGACCCGTCGCGAGCAGCACCCGGAGACGTATCCAGGACGTGATCAACGAGTTGGGGTATCGCCCCAACGCGACCGCGAGGGCCCTCAAGGAGGGCCGGACCCGGACGATCGGTCTCGTGATCCCGCCGGCGGGCAACCGGCTCACGCACATGCAGCTGGACTTCGTCGCCAGCGTGGTCGACGCCGCCGCCCGGGTGGACCTGGATGTGCTGCTGTCCCCTTCGGGCGGGGATCACGACCGTTCCTTCGAGCGGTTGGTCTCGGAGAGCCGCGTGGACGGTGTCATCCTGATGGAGATCCGCCTGGAGGACCCTCGTGTGGGTCGCCTGCAGGATGCCGGGCTGCCCTTCGTCGGCATCGGGCACACGGCCGGTGACCATCAGATGTCCTGGATCGACGTCGATTACGCCGGCTTGATCCAGCACTGCGTACGGCACCTCGCCGATCTGGGGCACCGCCGAGTGGCTCTGATCACTCGATCCCCCGAACTCATCGCGGCCGGTTACGGCCCGGCGCGCAGGGCCAGAGACGGTTTCGAGGCCGCCGTGGCGGAGCGCGGCCTCGACGGCATCGAAGTGCCTTGCGGGGACGACGCTCGCTCCGGCCAGGAATGCGTCGAGGCGCTCCTGCGCAGCCACCCGGACCTCACCGCTGTCACCACCATCAACGAGGCCGCCCTGCCCGGCATCCAGCGCGCGCTGGCGGACACCGGCCTCCAAGTGCCGTACGACTTCTCCATCACCGGAGTGGCGGCCAAGACCTGGGCCGAGGACTTCCGACCGCCGCTCACGGCGGCGGACGTACCGGCCCCGGAAATGGGCGAGAAAGCCGTTTCCTTGCTGGTGGAACGCATCACTGCGCCGGACACCCCACCTCGGCACATCCTGTTGACCCCCCCGATCTCGCTGCGCTCCAGCACAGCCGCCGCACCCACCGGACGGCAGGCGAGAGTCAACGGCGCTTCGCGCTGA